One Paraburkholderia aromaticivorans DNA segment encodes these proteins:
- a CDS encoding tyrosine-type recombinase/integrase has protein sequence MTHTPQPISPLRQRMTDDMRMRQLAPKTQAGYLRVVREFTRFLGRSPDTATVEDLRRYQLHLVDQGVSPVSLNAAITGLKFFFEITLHEPDLMARMQPVRVPRVLPVVLSPDEVGRLIAATGNLKHQTALSVAYGAGLRASEVVALKVGDVDGQRMTLRIEQGKGRKDRYAMLSPVLLERLRVWWRVAHTQGRMLERGWLFPGLDPVDPLSTRQLNRAIHAAAEAANINKRVSMHTLRHSFATHLLEQKVDIRVIQVLLGHKKLETTALYAQVATDLLREVISPLEKLQNNG, from the coding sequence ATGACCCACACACCTCAGCCCATCAGTCCGCTGCGCCAGCGCATGACCGACGACATGCGCATGCGTCAGCTCGCACCGAAGACGCAGGCCGGTTATCTGCGTGTCGTACGCGAGTTCACGCGCTTTCTCGGACGCTCTCCTGACACCGCCACCGTCGAGGACCTGCGGCGCTACCAGTTGCATCTGGTCGACCAAGGCGTGTCACCCGTGTCGCTCAATGCGGCGATCACCGGACTGAAGTTCTTCTTCGAGATCACGCTCCACGAGCCCGACCTGATGGCACGCATGCAACCCGTGCGCGTGCCTCGCGTCCTGCCGGTCGTGCTCAGCCCGGACGAAGTGGGCCGCCTGATTGCCGCCACCGGCAATCTGAAGCACCAGACCGCACTATCGGTCGCCTACGGTGCCGGCCTGCGCGCCAGTGAAGTGGTGGCGTTGAAGGTCGGCGACGTCGACGGCCAGCGCATGACCCTGCGCATTGAACAGGGCAAGGGCCGCAAGGATCGTTACGCCATGCTCTCGCCGGTGCTGCTTGAACGCCTGCGTGTCTGGTGGCGAGTGGCGCACACGCAGGGCCGGATGCTGGAGCGCGGCTGGCTGTTTCCGGGCCTCGATCCGGTCGATCCGCTCAGCACGCGGCAGCTCAACCGCGCCATCCATGCCGCCGCCGAGGCCGCGAACATCAACAAGCGTGTCTCGATGCACACGCTACGCCACAGCTTTGCGACCCACCTGCTGGAGCAGAAGGTCGACATCCGCGTGATCCAGGTTCTGCTGGGGCACAAGAAGCTGGAGACGACAGCACTCTATGCGCAGGTCGCCACCGACCTGCTGCGCGAGGTGATCAGTCCGCTGGAGAAACTGCAGAACAACGGCTGA